Proteins encoded together in one Streptomyces sp. NA04227 window:
- a CDS encoding serine hydrolase domain-containing protein: MSAEQAPTVHGTVAPGWEPVREIFARNFRMYGERGAAVTVYRHGRPVVDLFGGVRDFDGVRDFDGEGEAAAPWEHGTAQIVRSATKGVAAAVLLALAERGHLDLDAPVAAYWPEFKAAGKQHTLVRHVLAHRTGIVVLDPPLTPAEAADPELGAAAVAAQRPAWEPGTDHGYQAQTFSWLTGELVRRVTGVGIGDWIAEHFAAPLGLDLWVGMPHAEQHRAGRIGPVEAPEGGGGLKLRPRRNVSAAYQDPTSLTRRSFGAIAPHPDENDPAYRASCLPASGGIATAPALARFYAALIGEVPATPTPDGELPGSARLLSPETVDLARAEASAGPDRVLVVNTRFGLGYMLHGPAAPLLDTGSFGHPGRGGALGFADPEHGIAFGYVTNGLQKGVTADPRAQALVRAVRGVLDAAAG; the protein is encoded by the coding sequence GTGAGCGCCGAGCAGGCGCCGACGGTCCACGGCACGGTAGCCCCCGGCTGGGAGCCGGTCCGCGAGATCTTCGCCCGCAACTTCCGGATGTACGGGGAGCGCGGCGCCGCCGTAACGGTGTACCGGCACGGGCGGCCGGTGGTCGATCTCTTCGGCGGCGTACGGGACTTCGACGGCGTACGGGACTTCGACGGCGAAGGCGAGGCCGCGGCGCCCTGGGAACACGGCACCGCGCAGATCGTCCGCTCGGCGACCAAGGGCGTCGCCGCGGCCGTCCTCCTCGCCCTCGCCGAACGCGGACACCTCGACCTCGACGCCCCGGTCGCCGCCTACTGGCCCGAGTTCAAGGCCGCGGGCAAACAGCACACCCTGGTACGCCACGTCCTCGCGCACCGCACCGGCATCGTCGTCCTCGACCCGCCGCTGACCCCCGCCGAGGCCGCCGACCCCGAACTCGGCGCCGCCGCCGTCGCGGCCCAGCGCCCCGCCTGGGAGCCCGGCACCGACCACGGCTACCAGGCCCAGACGTTCAGCTGGCTGACCGGCGAACTGGTCAGGCGGGTCACGGGAGTTGGCATCGGCGACTGGATCGCCGAGCACTTCGCGGCGCCGCTCGGACTCGACCTGTGGGTGGGGATGCCCCACGCGGAGCAGCACCGAGCCGGACGGATCGGCCCGGTCGAGGCCCCCGAGGGCGGCGGCGGCCTGAAACTGCGCCCCCGCCGCAACGTCTCGGCCGCCTACCAGGACCCCACCAGCCTCACCCGCCGCTCCTTCGGCGCCATCGCCCCTCACCCGGACGAGAACGACCCCGCCTACCGCGCGTCCTGCCTCCCCGCCTCGGGCGGCATCGCCACGGCTCCGGCGCTGGCGCGCTTCTACGCGGCGCTGATCGGAGAGGTGCCCGCCACCCCTACCCCGGACGGCGAACTCCCCGGCTCCGCAAGGCTGTTGAGCCCCGAGACGGTCGACCTGGCCCGCGCCGAGGCCTCCGCGGGCCCGGACCGCGTCCTGGTGGTCAACACCCGCTTCGGCCTCGGCTACATGCTCCACGGCCCGGCCGCACCCCTCCTCGACACCGGCTCCTTCGGCCACCCGGGCCGCGGCGGCGCCCTCGGCTTCGCGGACCCCGAACACGGCATCGCCTTCGGGTACGTAACCAACGGGCTCCAGAAGGGAGTTACCGCCGATCCGCGCGCGCAGGCGTTGGTGCGGGCGGTGCGAGGGGTGCTGGACGCGGCGGCGGGCTGA